The proteins below come from a single Vitis vinifera cultivar Pinot Noir 40024 chromosome 9, ASM3070453v1 genomic window:
- the LOC100260001 gene encoding heat shock 70 kDa protein 14, whose translation MSVVGFDFGNESCIVAVARQRGIDVVLNDESKRETPAIVCFGDKQRFIGTAGAASTMMNPKNSISQMKRLIGRQFSDPELQQDLKSLPFTVTEGPDGYPLIHARYLGEVRTFTPTQVLGMMFSNLKGIAEKNLNAAVVDCCIGIPVYFTDLQRRAVLDAATIAGLHPLRLLHETTATALAYGIYKTDLPENDQLNVAFVDIGHASMQVCIAGYKKGQLKILAHSFDQSLGGRDFDEVLFNHFAAKFKEEYKIDVFQNARACLRLRSACEKLKKVLSANPVAPLNIECLMDEKDVRGFIKRDEFEQISVPILERVKGPLEEALSDAGLSAENIHAVEVVGSGSRVPAIIRILTEFFGKEPRRTMNASECVAKGCALQCAILSPTFKVREFQVNESFPFTIALTWKGDAQNGAADNQQNTVVFPKGNPIPSVKALTFYRSGTFSVDVVYADASEIQGQVKISTYTIGPFQSTKVERAKLKVKVRLNLHGIVSVESATLLEEEEVEIPVVKEPAKDATKMDTDETPGDAAAPPGTSETDANMQDAKGDAPGVENGVPESGDKSVQMETDTKVEVPKKKVKKTNIPVSELVYGTMVPADVQKAVEKEFEMALQDRVMEETKDKKNAVEAYVYDMRNKLHDKYQDFVTSSERDEFTAKLQEVEDWLYEDGEDETKGVYIAKLEELKKQGDPIEERYKEYSERGTVVDQLVYCINSYREAAMSNDPKFEHIDVSEKQKVLSECVEAEAWLREKKQQQDSLPKHATPVLLSADVRRKAEAVDRACRPIMTKPKPAKPAAPETPPTPPPQGNEPQPQGGENAASAHDSAADGSSSEVPPAAAEPMDTDKSETTTAA comes from the exons ATGAGTGTTGTTGGTTTTGACTTTGGAAATGAGAGCTGCATTGTTGCAGTTGCCAGGCAAAGAGGTATCGATGTTGTGCTCAACGATGAATCCAAGCGTGAGACTCCTGCTATTGTGTGTTTTGGTGATAAACAGCGTTTCATTGGGACGGCTGGAGCTGCATCAACTATGATGAACCCAAAGAATTCGATCTCCCAGATGAAGCGGTTGATTGGGCGACAATTCTCTGATCCTGAGCTCCAACAGGACCTTAAGTCTTTGCCCTTCACTGTTACTGAAGGGCCTGATGGTTATCCCTTGATTCATGCACGGTATTTGGGAGAAGTGAGGACATTCACACCAACCCAAGTTTTGGGGATGATGTTTTCTAATCTTAAGGGCATAGCTGAGAAGAATTTGAATGCAGCAGTAGTAGATTGCTGTATTGGGATACCTGTTTATTTCACAGACCTTCAGAGAAGGGCTGTATTGGATGCAGCTACAATTGCTGGTTTGCATCCCCTTCGATTGCTTCATGAAACTACTGCAACAGCTCTGGCATATGGTATTTATAAGACAGATTTACCTGAGAATGACCAGTTAAATGTTGCTTTTGTTGATATTGGGCATGCAAGCATGCAGGTGTGCATTGCAGGCTACAAGAAAGGCCAGCTGAAGATTCTGGCTCATTCCTTTGATCAATCTTTGGGTGGTAGAGATTTTGATGAAGTCCTATTCAATCACTTTGCAGCAAAATTTAAGGAAGAATATAAAATCGATGTTTTCCAGAATGCAAGAGCATGTCTAAGACTTCGGTCTGCATGTGAAAAGTTAAAGAAGGTTCTTAGTGCAAACCCGGTAGCGCCTTTGAATATAGAGTGCTTAATGGATGAGAAGGATGTTAGGGGTTTCATTAAAAGAGATGAGTTTGAACAGATCAGTGTTCCAATCTTGGAAAGAGTGAAGGGACCTTTGGAGGAGGCCCTTTCAGATGCTGGTCTATCAGCTGAAAATATTCATGCAGTTGAGGTTGTTGGCTCAGGTTCTCGTGTTCCTGCTATTATTAGAATATTAACAGAATTTTTCGGAAAGGAACCTAGGCGGACAATGAATGCAAGTGAGTGTGTGGCCAAGGGCTGTGCTCTACAATGTGCAATTCTTAGCCCAACATTTAAAGTGCGAGAGTTTCAG GTCAATGAAAGCTTCCCATTTACAATTGCTTTGACCTGGAAAGGCGATGCCCAGAATGGTGCTGCAGATAATCAACAAAATACTGTTGTCTTTCCAAAGGGAAATCCAATACCTAGTGTCAAGGCGCTGACATTTTACAGATCGGGCACATTTTCTGTTGATGTGGTATATGCTGATGCAAGTGAAATACAGGGTCAGGTGAAGATCAGCACATATACG ATTGGTCCATTTCAATCTACAAAAGTTGAGCGAGCTAAATTGAAGGTGAAGGTTCGGCTGAATCTGCATGGGATTGTGTCAGTTGAATCAGCAACA CtcttggaagaagaagaggtCGAAATTCCTGTTGTAAAAGAGCCGGCAAAGGATGCTACCAAGATGGATACTGATGAAACTCCTGGTGATGCTGCTGCTCCCCCTGGTACTAGTGAGACTGATGCAAATATGCAAGATGCTAAGGGGGATGCTCCTGGAGTTGAAAATGGGGTTCCAGAATCAGGTGACAAGTCTGTGCAGATGGAAACAGATACAAAG GTTGAGGTTCCAAAGAAAAAggtgaagaaaacaaatattcCTGTATCAGAATTGGTTTATGGTACAATGGTGCCTGCAGATGTGCAAAAAGCTGTAGAAAAGGAGTTTGAAATGGCTTTGCAAGATCGAGTCATGGAAGAAACAAAAGACAAGAAGAATGCCGTGGAGGCATATGTTTATGACATGAGAAACAAG CTTCATGACAAGTATCAGGACTTTGTCACTTCATCAGAGAGGGATGAGTTTACTGCTAAACTGCAGGAGGTAGAAGATTGGTTGTATGAAGACGGTGAGGATGAAACAAAAGGTGTTTACATTGCCAAACTCGAGGAACTTAAGAAG cAAGGTGACCCAATTGAGGAGCGCTACAAGGAGTACTCTGAGCGGGGAACAGTGGTTGATCAACTTGTTTATTGTATCAATAGTTACAGAGAGGCAGCAATGTCGAATGATCCCAAGTTTGAGCACATAGATGTCTCCGAAAAACAGAAG gtCTTGAGTGAGTGTGTGGAAGCAGAGGCCTGGTTAAGGGAGAAAAAGCAGCAGCAGGACTCACTTCCCAAACATGCCACCCCAGTCCTCCTGTCCGCCGATGTGAGAAGGAAGGCTGAGGCAGTTGACAG GGCTTGCAGGCCAATAATGACAAAGCCAAAACCAGCGAAGCCTGCTGCTCCTGAAACACCCCCGACCCCCCCTCCGCAAGGAAATGAGCCACAGCCTCAGGGTGGGGAAAATGCAGCCAGCGCCCATGATAGTGCAGCAGATGGAAGCAGTAGTGAGGTACCACCTGCTGCAGCGGAACCAATGGACACTGACAAGTCTGAGACTACCACTGCTGCATAA